One window of the Macaca thibetana thibetana isolate TM-01 chromosome 1, ASM2454274v1, whole genome shotgun sequence genome contains the following:
- the CD164L2 gene encoding CD164 sialomucin-like 2 protein isoform X1, producing the protein MEASGPRALRTALCGGCCCLLLCAQLAVAGKGARGFGRGALIRLNIWPAVQGACKQLEVCEHCVEGDRARNLSGCVWEQCQPEEPGHCVAQAEVVKEGCSIYNRSEACPAAHHHPTYEPKTVTTGSPPVPEAHSPGFDGASFIGGVVLVLSLQAVAFFVLRFLKAKDSTYQTLLAAL; encoded by the exons ATGGAGGCGTCGGGACCCCGCGCCTTGCGGACTGCGCTCTGTGGCGGCTGTTGCTGCCTCCTACTGTGTGCCCAGCTGGCTGTGGCTG GTAAAGGAGCTCGAGGCTTTGGACGCGGAGCCCTGATCCGCCTGAACATCTGGCCGGCTGTCCAAGGGGCCTGCAAACAGCTGGAGGTCTGTGAGCACTGCGTGGAGGGAGACAGAGCGCGCAATCTCTCCGGCTGCGTGTGGGAGCAGTGCCAGCCAGAGGAGCCAG GACACTGTGTGGCTCAAGCTGAGGTGGTCAAGGAAGGTTGTTCCATCTACAACCGCTCAGAGGCATGTCCAG CTGCTCATCACCACCCCACCTATGAACCGAAGACAGTCACAACAG GAAGCCCCCCAGTCCCTGAGGCCCACAGCCCTGGATTTGACGGGGCCAGCTTTATCGGAGGTGTCGTGCTGGTGTTGAGCCTACAGGCGGTGGCTTTCTTTGTGCTGCGCTTCCTCAAGGCCAAGGACAGCACCTACCAGACGCT CCTGGCCGCCTTATAA
- the CD164L2 gene encoding CD164 sialomucin-like 2 protein isoform X3, whose amino-acid sequence MEASGPRALRTALCGGCCCLLLCAQLAVAGKGARGFGRGALIRLNIWPAVQGACKQLEVCEHCVEGDRARNLSGCVWEQCQPEEPGHCVAQAEVVKEGCSIYNRSEACPAAHHHPTYEPKTVTTGSPPVPEAHSPGFDGASFIGGVVLVLSLQAVAFFVLRFLKAKDSTYQTL is encoded by the exons ATGGAGGCGTCGGGACCCCGCGCCTTGCGGACTGCGCTCTGTGGCGGCTGTTGCTGCCTCCTACTGTGTGCCCAGCTGGCTGTGGCTG GTAAAGGAGCTCGAGGCTTTGGACGCGGAGCCCTGATCCGCCTGAACATCTGGCCGGCTGTCCAAGGGGCCTGCAAACAGCTGGAGGTCTGTGAGCACTGCGTGGAGGGAGACAGAGCGCGCAATCTCTCCGGCTGCGTGTGGGAGCAGTGCCAGCCAGAGGAGCCAG GACACTGTGTGGCTCAAGCTGAGGTGGTCAAGGAAGGTTGTTCCATCTACAACCGCTCAGAGGCATGTCCAG CTGCTCATCACCACCCCACCTATGAACCGAAGACAGTCACAACAG GAAGCCCCCCAGTCCCTGAGGCCCACAGCCCTGGATTTGACGGGGCCAGCTTTATCGGAGGTGTCGTGCTGGTGTTGAGCCTACAGGCGGTGGCTTTCTTTGTGCTGCGCTTCCTCAAGGCCAAGGACAGCACCTACCAGACGCT CTGA
- the CD164L2 gene encoding CD164 sialomucin-like 2 protein isoform X2: MEASGPRALRTALCGGCCCLLLCAQLAVAGKGARGFGRGALIRLNIWPAVQGACKQLEVCEHCVEGDRARNLSGCVWEQCQPEEPGHCVAQAEVVKEGCSIYNRSEACPAAHHHPTYEPKTVTTGSPPVPEAHSPGFDGASFIGGVVLVLSLQAVAFFVLRFLKAKDSTYQTL, encoded by the exons ATGGAGGCGTCGGGACCCCGCGCCTTGCGGACTGCGCTCTGTGGCGGCTGTTGCTGCCTCCTACTGTGTGCCCAGCTGGCTGTGGCTG GTAAAGGAGCTCGAGGCTTTGGACGCGGAGCCCTGATCCGCCTGAACATCTGGCCGGCTGTCCAAGGGGCCTGCAAACAGCTGGAGGTCTGTGAGCACTGCGTGGAGGGAGACAGAGCGCGCAATCTCTCCGGCTGCGTGTGGGAGCAGTGCCAGCCAGAGGAGCCAG GACACTGTGTGGCTCAAGCTGAGGTGGTCAAGGAAGGTTGTTCCATCTACAACCGCTCAGAGGCATGTCCAG CTGCTCATCACCACCCCACCTATGAACCGAAGACAGTCACAACAG GAAGCCCCCCAGTCCCTGAGGCCCACAGCCCTGGATTTGACGGGGCCAGCTTTATCGGAGGTGTCGTGCTGGTGTTGAGCCTACAGGCGGTGGCTTTCTTTGTGCTGCGCTTCCTCAAGGCCAAGGACAGCACCTACCAGACGCTGTGA